A region of Periplaneta americana isolate PAMFEO1 chromosome 16, P.americana_PAMFEO1_priV1, whole genome shotgun sequence DNA encodes the following proteins:
- the LOC138691628 gene encoding zinc finger protein 235-like, translated as MSYYSEEYVDQGHALTNEVKIDEDPMPISFPMVKREPEERNFLDHHVTGIKEEYEGQSSDLLSEIKCEEDPVPISFPVVKLEQEEEQTDSDAVNEYPRVEVTAEDNEVLTERIAATIERTVTSELDSFSLEENETVCEIPKYSDSTGKAMRTRVGEKQLELESSKKCFSSPEKLNDHLSTDIGKKPLKCDVCGKCFSQSGHLRNHERLHKGRKPFKCDVCGRCFSQSGNLRRHGRLHTEEKPFKCEACGKCFVQADHLRNHERHHTGEKPFKCDVCGRCFSQSGHLRSHERLHTGEKPFKCDICGRCFARPGDLKSHVRLHTGEKPFKCEICSKCFSQSCKLRSHERLHAGGKPFECDVCGKCFLQSDGLRNHERLHTGEKPYKCDICGRCFSQSSHLRTHERLHTGEKFFKCDVCCRGFSRPGDLKSHERRHTGEKPFKCDVCCKCFSCSGNLKVHLRIHAGDKPFKCDVCGKCFSRFHHLKAHVRVHTGEKPFKCDICGICLSDSTILKNHERRHTGEKSFKC; from the exons ATGTCTTATTACTCTGAAGAATATGTGGACCAGGGACATGCTCTTACAAATGAGGTGAAAATTGATGAAGATCCGATGCCAATTTCGTTCCCCATGGTGAAACGTGAACCAGAG GAACGAAATTTCTTGGATCATCACGTGACTGGCATAAAAGAGGAATATGAGGGCCAGAGCTCTGATCTCTTATCAGAGATAAAATGTGAGGAAGATCCCGTGCCAATTTCGTTCCCTGTGGTTAAACTCGAACAAGAG GAAGAGCAGACTGACTCGGACGCAGTGAATGAGTACCCAAGAGTGGAAGTAACAGCAGAGGACAACGAAGTTTTGACGGAAAG GATTGCAGCTACGATTGAGAGGACTGTTACATCGGAATTGGACAGTTTTTCTCTTGAAGAGAACGAGACTGTATGCGAGATTCCCAAGTATTCAGATTCCACAGGAAAAGCTATGCGGACTCGTGTAGGTGAGAAGCAATTGGAATTAGAATCATCTAAAAAATGTTTCTCGTCTCCGGAAAAACTGAACGACCATTTATCGACGGACATAGGCAAGAAACCTttgaaatgcgatgtttgtggaaagtgtttttcgcaGTCTGGTCATCTAAGAAACCACGAACGCCTTCACAAAGGCaggaaacctttcaaatgcgatgtctgtggcaGGTGTTTTTCGCAGTCTGGTAATCTAAGACGCCATGGACGCCTTCACACAGaggagaaacctttcaaatgcgaagcttgtggaaagtgttttgtGCAGGCCGATCATCTAAGAAACCATGAACGCcatcacacaggcgagaaacctttcaaatgcgatgtatgTGGCAGGTGTTTTTCGCAGTCTGGTCATCTGAGGAGCCACGAACGccttcacacaggcgagaaacctttcaaatgcgatatcTGTGGCAGGTGTTTCGCGCGACCGGGTGACTTAAAGAGCCACGTGCGCCTTCACACGggggagaaacctttcaaatgcgaaatTTGTTCCAAGTGTTTTTCGCAGTCTTGTAAATTAAGAAGCCATGAACGCCTTCACGCAGGCGGGAAACCTTTcgaatgcgatgtttgtggaaagtgttttttgcAGTCCGACGGTCTAAGAAACCATGAACGccttcacacaggcgagaaaccttacaAATGCGATATCTGTGGCAGGTGTTTTTCGCAGTCTAGTCATCTAAGAACCCATGAACGccttcacacaggcgagaaatttttcaaatgtgatgtctgtTGCAGGGGTTTCTCGCGACCGGGTGACTTAAAAAGCCATGAACGtcggcacacaggcgagaaacctttcaaatgtgatgtttgttgtAAGTGTTTCTCGTGCTCCGGCAACTTGAAAGTGCATTTACGCATACACGCAGGcgataaacctttcaaatgcgatgtttgtggtaagtgcttCTCGCGCTTCCATCACTTGAAAGCGCATGTGCGcgtgcacacaggcgagaaacctttcaaatgtgatatatGTGGCATATGTCTCTCAGATTCGACTATCCTAAAAAACCATGAACGCCGGCACACGGGCGAGAAATCTTTCAAATGTTAA